In Hypanus sabinus isolate sHypSab1 chromosome 5 unlocalized genomic scaffold, sHypSab1.hap1 SUPER_5_unloc_1, whole genome shotgun sequence, the following proteins share a genomic window:
- the LOC132385436 gene encoding zinc-binding protein A33-like: MRGCRYLPHLFCPLHEEELKLFCETDGKLICGICRDSREHKYHHYIPVNEALDIYQQLHSHSLIPVNEALDIYQDKLQSHLETARRRRAAALKARLQQRQKISEVREQSSSLQSHIKFEFTRMHRFLNEREEQLSRDLREAEGRILEEMEQNLQQIQDALDAIEHVLGELQSQMNQQDIMALLKEESIWNRRFSNKGNSLEPVDLDLPLGIFKGPLQYAAWRAMMDVIRPVPVPLTLNPDTANPWLVLSEDLHSVRMGQQRRTVPESAERFDRCACVLAMEGFSTGQHYWEVQVGQKTEWDLGVAKKSCQRKGRIRRYPDDGHWRLSLRRQSEYTVFTDPPTLLSLTRSPHTVGIYLDYEGGQLSFYDVDGMIHLHTFTDTFTDTLYPYFCPCLGDGGKNLEAMKICWVKRPSHHKAPETLIHRSLHSDTLTAGSLQEHTLEAILG, translated from the exons ATGAGGGGTTGCAGGTATCTCCCGCACCTATTCTGCCCGCTCCACGAGGAGGAACTAAAACTGTTCTGTGAGACGGACGGGAAACTGATCTGTGGGATTTGCCGGGACAGCCGGGAGCACAAATATCACCACTACATCCCAGTGAATGAGGCGCTGGACATCTACCAG CAGCTtcactcccattccctcatccCAGTGAATGAGGCGCTGGACATCTACCAG GATAAGCTGCAGTCGCACCTGGAGACGGCCAGGCGAAGGAGGGCCGCGGCCCTGAAGGCCAGGCTCCAGCAGAGGCAGAAGATCTCCGAAGTGCGG GAACAGTCGAGCAGCCTGCAGAGTCACATCAAGTTCGAGTTTACAAGGATGCACCGCTTCCTTAATGAGAGGGAGGAGCAGCTGAGCCGTGACCTCCGAGAGGCAGAGGGCCGGATTCTGGAGGAGATGGAACAGAATCTGCAGCAGATTCAGGATGCACTGGACGCCATTGAGCATGTACTGGGAGAGCTGCAGTCCCAGATGAACCAACAGGATATAATGGCCCTACTCAAG GAGGAGAGCATTTGGAACAGGAG gttcagcAATAAAGGCAATTCACTAGAACCGGTTGACCTGGATCTGCCCTTGGGGATATTCAAAGGCCCATTGCAATATGCAGCCTGGCGTGCAATGATGGACGTTATCAGGCCTG TACCGGTGCCTCTGACCCTAAACCCCGATACTGCTAACCCCTGGCTCGTCCTGTCCGAGGACCTGCACAGCGTGAGGATGGGGCAGCAGCGGCGGACAGTGCCAGAGTCCGCAGAGAGATTCGATCGGTGCGCCTGCGTCTTGGCCATGGAGGGATTCTCTACAGGGCAGCACTACTGGGAGGTGCAGGTGGGACAGAAGACAGAGTGGGATCTCGGGGTAGCCAAAAAATCCTGCCAGAGGAAGGGGAGGATCCGACGCTATCCCGACGATGGGCACTGGAGATTAAGCCTGAGGCGGCAGAGTGAGTACACGGTGTTCACGGACCCTCCTACTTTGCTCAGTCTGACCCGCAGCCCGCACACGGTGGGCATCTACCTGGACTATGAAGGCGGGCAATTATCATTCTATGACGTGGATGGGATGATTcacctccacaccttcactgacACCTTCACTGACACCCTCTACCCCTATTTCTGCCCCTGTCTAGGGGACGGAGGAAAGAACTTGGAAGCCATGAAAATCTGCTGGGTGAAGAGGCCCTCTCATCATAAAGCGCCTGAGACATTAATTCACCGCAGTCTGCACTCTGATACTTTGACTGCTGGGTCCCTGCAGGAACACACACTGGAGGCTATACTtggttag